A region of Ictidomys tridecemlineatus isolate mIctTri1 chromosome 4, mIctTri1.hap1, whole genome shotgun sequence DNA encodes the following proteins:
- the Wt1 gene encoding Wilms tumor protein isoform X4, whose protein sequence is MGSDVRDLNALLPAVPSLGGGGGCALPVSGAAQWAPVLDFAPPGASAYGSLGGPAPPPAPPPPPPPPPPHSFIKQEPSWGGAEPHEEQCLSAFTVHFSGQFTGTAGACRYGPFGPPPPSQASSGQARMFPNAPYLPSCLESQPAIRNQGYSTVTFDGTPSYGHTPSHHAAQFPNHSFKHEDPMGQQGSLGEQQYSVPPPVYGCHTPTDSCTGSQALLLRTPYSSDNLYQMTSQLECMTWNQMNLGATLKGHGTGYESENHTTPILCGAQYRIHTHGVFRGIQDVRRVPGVAPTLVRSASETSEKRPFMCAYPGCNKRYFKLSHLQMHSRKHTGEKPYQCDFKDCERRFSRSDQLKRHQRRHTGVKPFQCKTCQRKFSRSDHLKTHTRTHTGEKPFSCRWPSCQKKFARSDELVRHHNMHQRNMTKLQLAL, encoded by the exons ATGGGCTCCGACGTGCGGGACTTGAACGCGCTGCTGCCGGCGGTACCCTCTTTGGGTGGCGGTGGCGGCTGCGCTTTGCCAGTGAGCGGCGCCGCGCAGTGGGCGCCAGTGCTGGACTTTGCGCCCCCGGGTGCTTCGGCTTACGGTTCGTTGGGCGGTCCTGCGCCACCGCCGGCTCCGCCGCCacctccgccgccgccgccgcctcacTCCTTCATCAAACAGGAGCCGAGCTGGGGGGGCGCGGAGCCGCATGAGGAGCAGTGCCTGAGCGCCTTCACCGTCCACTTCTCCGGTCAGTTCACCGGTACAGCTGGAGCCTGTCGCTACGGACCCTTTGGTCCTCCCCCGCCGAGCCAGGCGTCCTCCGGCCAGGCCAGGATGTTTCCCAATGCGCCCTACCTGCCAAGCTGCCTCGAGAGCCAGCCTGCTATTCGCAACCAGG GATACAGCACAGTCACCTTCGACGGGACGCCCAGCTACGGTCACACGCCCTCGCACCATGCCGCGCAGTTCCCCAATCATTCCTTCAAGCACGAGGACCCCATGGGCCAGCAGGGATCTCTGG GCGAGCAGCAGTATTCCGTGCCGCCCCCGGTTTACGGCTGCCATACCCCCACCGACAGCTGCACGGGGAGCCAGGCCCTGCTGCTGAGGACGCCCTACAGCAG TGACAATTTATATCAGATGACCTCCCAGCTTGAATGCATGACCTGGAATCAGATGAACTTAGGAGCCACCTTAAAGGG CCATGGCACAGGGTATGAGAGTGAGAACCACACAACACCCATCCTCTGTGGTGCCCAGTACAGAATACACACCCATGGTGTCTTCAGAGGCATTCAG GATGTGAGGCGTGTGCCTGGAGTAGCCCCGACTCTTGTCCGGTCAGCATCTGAGACCAGTGAGAAACGTCCCTTCATGTGTGCTTACCCGGGCTGCAATAAGAGATATTTTAAGCTGTCCCATTTACAGATGCATAGCCGGAAGCACACTG GTGAGAAACCATACCAGTGTGACTTCAAGGACTGTGAGAGAAGGTTTTCTCGTTCAGATCAACTCAAAAGGCACCAAAGGAGACACACAG GTGTGAAACCATTCCAGTGTAAAACTTGTCAGCGAAAGTTCTCCCGATCCGACCACCTGAAGACCCACACCAGGACTCATACAG
- the Wt1 gene encoding Wilms tumor protein isoform X1 has product MGSDVRDLNALLPAVPSLGGGGGCALPVSGAAQWAPVLDFAPPGASAYGSLGGPAPPPAPPPPPPPPPPHSFIKQEPSWGGAEPHEEQCLSAFTVHFSGQFTGTAGACRYGPFGPPPPSQASSGQARMFPNAPYLPSCLESQPAIRNQGYSTVTFDGTPSYGHTPSHHAAQFPNHSFKHEDPMGQQGSLGEQQYSVPPPVYGCHTPTDSCTGSQALLLRTPYSSDNLYQMTSQLECMTWNQMNLGATLKGVATGSSSSVKWTEGQSNHGTGYESENHTTPILCGAQYRIHTHGVFRGIQDVRRVPGVAPTLVRSASETSEKRPFMCAYPGCNKRYFKLSHLQMHSRKHTGEKPYQCDFKDCERRFSRSDQLKRHQRRHTGVKPFQCKTCQRKFSRSDHLKTHTRTHTGKTSEKPFSCRWPSCQKKFARSDELVRHHNMHQRNMTKLQLAL; this is encoded by the exons ATGGGCTCCGACGTGCGGGACTTGAACGCGCTGCTGCCGGCGGTACCCTCTTTGGGTGGCGGTGGCGGCTGCGCTTTGCCAGTGAGCGGCGCCGCGCAGTGGGCGCCAGTGCTGGACTTTGCGCCCCCGGGTGCTTCGGCTTACGGTTCGTTGGGCGGTCCTGCGCCACCGCCGGCTCCGCCGCCacctccgccgccgccgccgcctcacTCCTTCATCAAACAGGAGCCGAGCTGGGGGGGCGCGGAGCCGCATGAGGAGCAGTGCCTGAGCGCCTTCACCGTCCACTTCTCCGGTCAGTTCACCGGTACAGCTGGAGCCTGTCGCTACGGACCCTTTGGTCCTCCCCCGCCGAGCCAGGCGTCCTCCGGCCAGGCCAGGATGTTTCCCAATGCGCCCTACCTGCCAAGCTGCCTCGAGAGCCAGCCTGCTATTCGCAACCAGG GATACAGCACAGTCACCTTCGACGGGACGCCCAGCTACGGTCACACGCCCTCGCACCATGCCGCGCAGTTCCCCAATCATTCCTTCAAGCACGAGGACCCCATGGGCCAGCAGGGATCTCTGG GCGAGCAGCAGTATTCCGTGCCGCCCCCGGTTTACGGCTGCCATACCCCCACCGACAGCTGCACGGGGAGCCAGGCCCTGCTGCTGAGGACGCCCTACAGCAG TGACAATTTATATCAGATGACCTCCCAGCTTGAATGCATGACCTGGAATCAGATGAACTTAGGAGCCACCTTAAAGGG AGTTGCTACTGGGAGCTCCAGCTCAGTGAAATGGACAGAAGGGCAGAGCAA CCATGGCACAGGGTATGAGAGTGAGAACCACACAACACCCATCCTCTGTGGTGCCCAGTACAGAATACACACCCATGGTGTCTTCAGAGGCATTCAG GATGTGAGGCGTGTGCCTGGAGTAGCCCCGACTCTTGTCCGGTCAGCATCTGAGACCAGTGAGAAACGTCCCTTCATGTGTGCTTACCCGGGCTGCAATAAGAGATATTTTAAGCTGTCCCATTTACAGATGCATAGCCGGAAGCACACTG GTGAGAAACCATACCAGTGTGACTTCAAGGACTGTGAGAGAAGGTTTTCTCGTTCAGATCAACTCAAAAGGCACCAAAGGAGACACACAG GTGTGAAACCATTCCAGTGTAAAACTTGTCAGCGAAAGTTCTCCCGATCCGACCACCTGAAGACCCACACCAGGACTCATACAGGTAAAACAA
- the Wt1 gene encoding Wilms tumor protein isoform X2 has translation MGSDVRDLNALLPAVPSLGGGGGCALPVSGAAQWAPVLDFAPPGASAYGSLGGPAPPPAPPPPPPPPPPHSFIKQEPSWGGAEPHEEQCLSAFTVHFSGQFTGTAGACRYGPFGPPPPSQASSGQARMFPNAPYLPSCLESQPAIRNQGYSTVTFDGTPSYGHTPSHHAAQFPNHSFKHEDPMGQQGSLGEQQYSVPPPVYGCHTPTDSCTGSQALLLRTPYSSDNLYQMTSQLECMTWNQMNLGATLKGVATGSSSSVKWTEGQSNHGTGYESENHTTPILCGAQYRIHTHGVFRGIQDVRRVPGVAPTLVRSASETSEKRPFMCAYPGCNKRYFKLSHLQMHSRKHTGEKPYQCDFKDCERRFSRSDQLKRHQRRHTGVKPFQCKTCQRKFSRSDHLKTHTRTHTGEKPFSCRWPSCQKKFARSDELVRHHNMHQRNMTKLQLAL, from the exons ATGGGCTCCGACGTGCGGGACTTGAACGCGCTGCTGCCGGCGGTACCCTCTTTGGGTGGCGGTGGCGGCTGCGCTTTGCCAGTGAGCGGCGCCGCGCAGTGGGCGCCAGTGCTGGACTTTGCGCCCCCGGGTGCTTCGGCTTACGGTTCGTTGGGCGGTCCTGCGCCACCGCCGGCTCCGCCGCCacctccgccgccgccgccgcctcacTCCTTCATCAAACAGGAGCCGAGCTGGGGGGGCGCGGAGCCGCATGAGGAGCAGTGCCTGAGCGCCTTCACCGTCCACTTCTCCGGTCAGTTCACCGGTACAGCTGGAGCCTGTCGCTACGGACCCTTTGGTCCTCCCCCGCCGAGCCAGGCGTCCTCCGGCCAGGCCAGGATGTTTCCCAATGCGCCCTACCTGCCAAGCTGCCTCGAGAGCCAGCCTGCTATTCGCAACCAGG GATACAGCACAGTCACCTTCGACGGGACGCCCAGCTACGGTCACACGCCCTCGCACCATGCCGCGCAGTTCCCCAATCATTCCTTCAAGCACGAGGACCCCATGGGCCAGCAGGGATCTCTGG GCGAGCAGCAGTATTCCGTGCCGCCCCCGGTTTACGGCTGCCATACCCCCACCGACAGCTGCACGGGGAGCCAGGCCCTGCTGCTGAGGACGCCCTACAGCAG TGACAATTTATATCAGATGACCTCCCAGCTTGAATGCATGACCTGGAATCAGATGAACTTAGGAGCCACCTTAAAGGG AGTTGCTACTGGGAGCTCCAGCTCAGTGAAATGGACAGAAGGGCAGAGCAA CCATGGCACAGGGTATGAGAGTGAGAACCACACAACACCCATCCTCTGTGGTGCCCAGTACAGAATACACACCCATGGTGTCTTCAGAGGCATTCAG GATGTGAGGCGTGTGCCTGGAGTAGCCCCGACTCTTGTCCGGTCAGCATCTGAGACCAGTGAGAAACGTCCCTTCATGTGTGCTTACCCGGGCTGCAATAAGAGATATTTTAAGCTGTCCCATTTACAGATGCATAGCCGGAAGCACACTG GTGAGAAACCATACCAGTGTGACTTCAAGGACTGTGAGAGAAGGTTTTCTCGTTCAGATCAACTCAAAAGGCACCAAAGGAGACACACAG GTGTGAAACCATTCCAGTGTAAAACTTGTCAGCGAAAGTTCTCCCGATCCGACCACCTGAAGACCCACACCAGGACTCATACAG
- the Wt1 gene encoding Wilms tumor protein isoform X3, producing MGSDVRDLNALLPAVPSLGGGGGCALPVSGAAQWAPVLDFAPPGASAYGSLGGPAPPPAPPPPPPPPPPHSFIKQEPSWGGAEPHEEQCLSAFTVHFSGQFTGTAGACRYGPFGPPPPSQASSGQARMFPNAPYLPSCLESQPAIRNQGYSTVTFDGTPSYGHTPSHHAAQFPNHSFKHEDPMGQQGSLGEQQYSVPPPVYGCHTPTDSCTGSQALLLRTPYSSDNLYQMTSQLECMTWNQMNLGATLKGHGTGYESENHTTPILCGAQYRIHTHGVFRGIQDVRRVPGVAPTLVRSASETSEKRPFMCAYPGCNKRYFKLSHLQMHSRKHTGEKPYQCDFKDCERRFSRSDQLKRHQRRHTGVKPFQCKTCQRKFSRSDHLKTHTRTHTGKTSEKPFSCRWPSCQKKFARSDELVRHHNMHQRNMTKLQLAL from the exons ATGGGCTCCGACGTGCGGGACTTGAACGCGCTGCTGCCGGCGGTACCCTCTTTGGGTGGCGGTGGCGGCTGCGCTTTGCCAGTGAGCGGCGCCGCGCAGTGGGCGCCAGTGCTGGACTTTGCGCCCCCGGGTGCTTCGGCTTACGGTTCGTTGGGCGGTCCTGCGCCACCGCCGGCTCCGCCGCCacctccgccgccgccgccgcctcacTCCTTCATCAAACAGGAGCCGAGCTGGGGGGGCGCGGAGCCGCATGAGGAGCAGTGCCTGAGCGCCTTCACCGTCCACTTCTCCGGTCAGTTCACCGGTACAGCTGGAGCCTGTCGCTACGGACCCTTTGGTCCTCCCCCGCCGAGCCAGGCGTCCTCCGGCCAGGCCAGGATGTTTCCCAATGCGCCCTACCTGCCAAGCTGCCTCGAGAGCCAGCCTGCTATTCGCAACCAGG GATACAGCACAGTCACCTTCGACGGGACGCCCAGCTACGGTCACACGCCCTCGCACCATGCCGCGCAGTTCCCCAATCATTCCTTCAAGCACGAGGACCCCATGGGCCAGCAGGGATCTCTGG GCGAGCAGCAGTATTCCGTGCCGCCCCCGGTTTACGGCTGCCATACCCCCACCGACAGCTGCACGGGGAGCCAGGCCCTGCTGCTGAGGACGCCCTACAGCAG TGACAATTTATATCAGATGACCTCCCAGCTTGAATGCATGACCTGGAATCAGATGAACTTAGGAGCCACCTTAAAGGG CCATGGCACAGGGTATGAGAGTGAGAACCACACAACACCCATCCTCTGTGGTGCCCAGTACAGAATACACACCCATGGTGTCTTCAGAGGCATTCAG GATGTGAGGCGTGTGCCTGGAGTAGCCCCGACTCTTGTCCGGTCAGCATCTGAGACCAGTGAGAAACGTCCCTTCATGTGTGCTTACCCGGGCTGCAATAAGAGATATTTTAAGCTGTCCCATTTACAGATGCATAGCCGGAAGCACACTG GTGAGAAACCATACCAGTGTGACTTCAAGGACTGTGAGAGAAGGTTTTCTCGTTCAGATCAACTCAAAAGGCACCAAAGGAGACACACAG GTGTGAAACCATTCCAGTGTAAAACTTGTCAGCGAAAGTTCTCCCGATCCGACCACCTGAAGACCCACACCAGGACTCATACAGGTAAAACAA